Proteins from a genomic interval of Chryseobacterium indologenes:
- a CDS encoding acyltransferase, whose product MKISQITFTRFIAAMAIVISHFNKDLFLYKIDYISNIFLKANVGVSYFFILSGFIMIVAYHRKEKIAYLDYYRNRFARIYPLYVLGLLLYLVTRYAGFSIYDGFLYLFGLQSWIPGKAMVLNFPGWSISVEFLFYLIFPLLYNYFYSRGNKSIWVVSTMIWVVTQVFCTLYFGSSYYEGPHTESHELLYYFPMMHINEFLVGNLAGLFFVKNTRQKNYDLSIIIIFLFIIFSLIFVPLFYHNGLMAVLFIPLIVLISKNNGMLTRLFSFKPLEYLGEASYAVYITHIPILYILREVLKLKNYDPGIDNVFWIYMLVLIITSVLFYQFIEKPLRDYLKKIKIS is encoded by the coding sequence ATGAAGATAAGTCAGATTACATTTACCCGGTTTATTGCGGCTATGGCTATTGTCATTTCCCATTTTAATAAAGATCTGTTCCTGTATAAAATCGATTACATTTCCAATATTTTTCTGAAAGCCAATGTAGGAGTAAGCTATTTTTTTATTCTTTCAGGCTTTATTATGATTGTAGCCTATCACAGGAAAGAGAAAATTGCTTATCTGGATTATTATAGAAACAGATTTGCCAGAATTTATCCTCTGTACGTCCTGGGGTTATTACTTTATCTCGTTACGAGGTATGCGGGCTTCAGTATATATGACGGTTTTTTATACTTGTTTGGGCTTCAAAGCTGGATTCCCGGAAAGGCCATGGTGTTGAATTTCCCCGGCTGGTCTATTTCAGTTGAATTTCTGTTTTACCTTATTTTTCCTCTGTTGTACAATTATTTTTATTCCAGAGGAAATAAAAGTATCTGGGTGGTCAGTACAATGATCTGGGTGGTGACCCAGGTGTTTTGTACTTTGTATTTCGGTTCATCTTATTATGAAGGTCCTCACACGGAAAGCCATGAGCTGCTGTATTATTTCCCTATGATGCATATCAATGAATTTTTAGTCGGAAACCTTGCGGGATTATTTTTTGTGAAAAATACAAGACAAAAGAATTATGATCTTTCCATTATTATCATCTTTCTATTCATTATATTTTCTTTAATTTTTGTTCCTTTATTTTACCACAATGGTCTGATGGCCGTTTTATTTATTCCTCTTATCGTTTTGATATCCAAAAATAACGGGATGCTGACAAGATTGTTCTCATTCAAACCCTTGGAATACTTAGGAGAAGCCAGTTATGCTGTTTATATTACCCATATTCCCATTCTGTACATCTTGAGAGAAGTTCTGAAGCTGAAAAACTATGATCCGGGTATTGATAATGTTTTTTGGATATATATGCTCGTTCTTATCATAACCTCTGTTTTATTTTATCAGTTTATTGAAAAACCACTAAGAGATTATTTGAAAAAAATAAAAATTAGTTGA
- a CDS encoding MBOAT family protein — protein MLFNSLGFLIFLPIVFCCYWFVFNRKFQHQNRLLLLASFYFYACWDWRFLFLLMFSIGLDYLSGIKIENSKNNREAKFWLTLSIVINLGFLGFFKYYNFFVGSFADLLNGFGFTANVWLLNVILPVGISFYTFHGLSYVIDVYKKRIKAERNFTDYAVFVSYFPLLVAGPIERATHLLPQIQRQRTFNYEQAVDGMRQILWGFFKKMVIADNCAPLVNEIFTHYHTESPGTLVVGAILFAFQIYGDFSGYSDIALGVSRLFGIELLKNFAFPYFSRDIAEFWRRWHISLSSWFRDYLYIPLGGSKGGLPMKIRNTFIIFLVSGFWHGANWTFIVWGGLNALYFMPLLLMNKNRQNLEVAAQGKWLPSAKECLQIIITFSVTCIAWIFFRAESVTQAYQYIKRICSTELFTIPHLPVKAMALIAIMLVVEWINRERFHGLEIKRFSPWIRRFFYIILIFIILRYANFGNNAFIYFQF, from the coding sequence ATGTTATTTAATTCCCTAGGATTTCTTATATTTTTACCGATAGTATTCTGCTGTTATTGGTTTGTTTTCAATAGAAAATTTCAACATCAAAACAGATTGTTATTACTGGCGAGTTTTTATTTTTATGCTTGCTGGGATTGGAGATTCTTGTTTTTGTTAATGTTTTCTATCGGTTTAGATTATCTGTCAGGAATCAAGATTGAAAACAGTAAAAACAATCGTGAAGCCAAATTCTGGCTTACCCTGAGTATTGTTATCAATTTAGGTTTTTTAGGTTTTTTCAAATATTATAACTTCTTTGTCGGAAGTTTTGCTGATCTTCTGAACGGTTTTGGGTTTACAGCTAATGTATGGCTTCTCAATGTGATACTTCCTGTGGGAATTTCATTTTATACTTTTCACGGACTGTCTTACGTAATAGATGTTTATAAAAAAAGGATTAAAGCTGAAAGAAACTTTACAGATTATGCCGTGTTTGTAAGTTATTTTCCTCTTTTGGTAGCGGGACCCATAGAAAGGGCGACCCATTTGCTGCCACAGATACAGAGACAAAGAACCTTTAATTATGAACAGGCTGTAGATGGGATGCGCCAGATTCTTTGGGGTTTTTTCAAGAAAATGGTGATTGCTGACAATTGTGCCCCCTTAGTTAATGAAATTTTTACTCATTATCATACAGAAAGCCCCGGCACTCTTGTTGTTGGAGCGATCCTGTTTGCTTTTCAAATCTATGGAGATTTTTCAGGATATTCCGATATAGCCCTGGGTGTTTCCAGATTGTTTGGTATTGAGTTGCTGAAGAATTTTGCATTCCCTTATTTTTCGAGAGATATTGCCGAATTCTGGCGAAGATGGCATATTTCACTTTCATCCTGGTTCAGAGATTATCTTTATATTCCGTTAGGGGGAAGCAAAGGAGGTCTTCCGATGAAAATAAGGAATACCTTTATTATCTTTTTGGTCTCGGGGTTTTGGCATGGCGCCAACTGGACATTCATTGTTTGGGGCGGTCTTAATGCTTTGTATTTTATGCCTCTTTTGCTTATGAATAAAAATCGCCAGAATCTTGAAGTGGCGGCTCAGGGGAAATGGCTACCGTCAGCTAAAGAATGTCTTCAGATTATCATCACATTTTCTGTCACTTGTATTGCCTGGATTTTTTTTAGAGCAGAATCTGTCACTCAGGCCTATCAGTATATAAAAAGAATATGCAGTACCGAGCTTTTTACTATTCCTCATTTACCTGTTAAAGCAATGGCTCTTATTGCAATAATGTTGGTAGTGGAATGGATTAACAGGGAACGTTTTCATGGATTGGAAATTAAAAGGTTCTCTCCATGGATAAGGCGTTTCTTTTATATTATACTTATTTTCATTATTCTTCGTTACGCCAATTTCGGAAATAATGCGTTCATTTATTTTCAGTTTTAG
- a CDS encoding glycosyltransferase family 2 protein has product MKISVIIPVYNAEKYVSQAVESALQFDEVYEVILIEDKSPDNALQVCEQLSEKYEKVKLYQHPDKGNHGAGPTRNLGIAKSTGDFIAFLDADDYYLPNRFDAERELFKKQEVEGVYGALGVHYYSETAKEQYYSLFKDKLTTVYKRHDPKEVFPGQLHMLGSFGLFSIDALTIRKDSLMTKMNPLFKSTLRLHQDTEFLFRLSYYLDLYPGILDKAVAVRGVHEDNRITVVDSKKVNPAITRVLLWKEVNEWAKNEDTIPENVKLHIERMYRSFQIANTSTVQKWKMILKYLITDYKSIRSGIYNINFRENLF; this is encoded by the coding sequence ATGAAGATTTCAGTAATTATTCCTGTTTATAATGCCGAAAAATATGTTTCGCAAGCAGTAGAATCTGCCTTACAGTTTGATGAAGTTTATGAAGTTATTTTGATAGAGGACAAGTCTCCGGATAATGCACTGCAGGTATGTGAACAGCTTTCCGAAAAATATGAGAAGGTAAAACTTTACCAACACCCCGATAAAGGAAATCATGGGGCGGGCCCCACCAGGAATTTAGGAATCGCAAAATCTACCGGTGATTTCATCGCTTTTTTAGATGCAGATGATTATTATCTTCCCAATAGGTTTGATGCTGAAAGAGAGCTTTTCAAAAAGCAGGAAGTAGAAGGCGTATATGGAGCTCTTGGTGTACATTACTACTCAGAAACGGCAAAAGAACAGTATTATTCGTTATTTAAAGACAAGTTGACAACTGTTTATAAAAGACATGATCCTAAAGAAGTTTTCCCGGGTCAGCTTCATATGCTGGGAAGCTTTGGACTGTTCAGCATTGATGCGTTGACGATTCGTAAAGATTCCTTGATGACAAAAATGAACCCTTTATTTAAATCTACTTTAAGACTTCATCAGGATACAGAATTTTTATTCCGTCTGTCCTACTACCTTGACCTTTATCCCGGCATCCTGGACAAGGCGGTTGCTGTAAGAGGAGTACACGAAGACAACAGAATTACGGTCGTAGATTCTAAAAAAGTAAATCCGGCCATTACAAGAGTTCTCCTGTGGAAAGAAGTAAATGAGTGGGCAAAAAATGAAGATACAATCCCGGAAAATGTAAAACTGCACATCGAAAGAATGTACAGAAGTTTTCAAATCGCCAACACATCTACGGTACAAAAATGGAAAATGATCCTGAAATACCTGATAACAGATTATAAAAGTATACGGTCGGGAATTTATAATATCAACTTCAGAGAAAATTTATTTTAA
- a CDS encoding glycosyltransferase family 2 protein, translating to MRISVIIPVYNAEKFVSQAVESALQFDEVFEILLIEDKSPDNALQVCQQLAEKYERVKLYQHPDKENHGAGPSRNLGMEKASGDFIAFLDADDYFLPNRFDSERELFKDSKVEGVYGALGVHYYSEKAKEQYYRLFGDRLTTVYKRYDPKDVFPGQLHMLGSFGLFSIDTLTVRRTSLMNKMKPLFKAHLRLHEDTEFLFRLSYYLDLYPGSLDKAIAMRGVHENNRITKVDMRVIDPAFSRALLWREVDLWSQTEETISEEVKTHIKRMHRSFEIAKAPILKKWGMIVKYMVTDYKSIRSGLYNINFRHSLLS from the coding sequence ATGAGAATATCAGTAATTATTCCCGTTTATAATGCAGAAAAGTTTGTCTCACAGGCAGTAGAGTCAGCTCTTCAATTCGATGAAGTATTTGAAATTCTTCTGATTGAAGACAAGTCCCCGGATAATGCATTACAAGTATGTCAGCAACTCGCAGAAAAGTACGAAAGAGTGAAGCTTTACCAACACCCGGATAAAGAGAATCACGGTGCAGGTCCCAGTAGAAATCTGGGAATGGAAAAAGCATCTGGTGATTTTATCGCTTTTCTTGATGCTGATGATTATTTTTTACCCAACAGATTTGATTCTGAAAGAGAATTATTCAAAGATTCTAAAGTGGAAGGGGTATATGGAGCGCTGGGCGTTCATTATTATTCAGAAAAAGCAAAAGAACAATATTACCGTTTGTTTGGAGATCGCTTAACTACCGTGTACAAAAGATATGATCCAAAGGATGTATTCCCCGGGCAACTGCATATGCTTGGAAGCTTTGGATTATTCAGTATTGATACTTTAACAGTCCGTCGTACGTCTTTGATGAATAAGATGAAACCTTTATTTAAGGCCCATTTAAGGCTTCATGAAGACACCGAATTTCTGTTTCGCCTGTCCTATTATCTGGATCTCTATCCGGGCAGCCTTGATAAAGCCATTGCGATGCGGGGTGTACATGAAAACAACAGAATCACCAAAGTTGATATGCGGGTCATAGATCCTGCCTTTTCAAGGGCTTTACTATGGAGGGAAGTTGATCTTTGGTCACAAACTGAAGAGACCATTTCTGAAGAAGTAAAAACTCACATCAAAAGAATGCACAGAAGCTTTGAAATAGCCAAGGCTCCTATTTTGAAGAAATGGGGAATGATTGTAAAATACATGGTCACAGATTACAAAAGCATCAGATCCGGGCTTTACAATATTAATTTCAGGCATTCATTACTATCATAA